The DNA region AGTTTAGTTTTTATGTCTATTTCAATTTGGAGGTACAGTCATCTAGCGTTGGCTGTATCTTCTTTTATTTTCATTTTTTTGGCGTCGGTAACGGGCATTATTCTGGCCTTTCAGCCCATTTCTGAACAATTGCAGCCTTTTGAAGTTTCCGATTTGGATGAGGTAACCGTTGCTGAAACCATTACCGTTTTTCAAGAAAAATATCCTGAAATTTTAGACATAAAAGTAGATGCTAACCATTTTGTTCTAGCGTCCGTTTTTACCGAAGAGGGCGATAACTTAGAAGGCTACTTCAACCCAAACACAGCCGAATATTTGGGGGAGGAAATAAAACCTTCGCCATTTTTTCAGTGGGTGACCAACTTTCATCGGTCGTTGTTCTTAAAAAGTGTGGGGCGTTTCTTTGTCGGGCTGTGCTCGTTCCTTTTGTTTTTAATTGCTGTTTCCGGAACGGTACTGATTGTAAAGCGACAACGTTCATTTAAAAAGTTCTTTGCTAAAATAGTCAACGACGATTTTAATCAATATTGGCATGTGGTTTTGGGGCGTTTGTCCTTAATTCCTATCATCATCATCACCGCCACGGGCGTGTACTTATCATTCGATAAGTTTGATTTGCTGCCCAAATCTCAAGCAAAACACCAAGTAAATTTCGAATCGATTTCTGAAACGCCAAAACAGGAGATTTCAGGTTTTGATGTCTTCAGAAATACCTCGCTTTCCGAAATTCAATCCATCGAATTTCCGTTTTCACCCGATGTTGAAGATTATTTCACCTTAAAATTGAATAACAAAGAAATGCTCGTCAATCAGTTTACGGGAGAAGTTTTGAGCGACATCAACATTTCAAAATTCAGTGTGTTTACGGCATTAAGTCTCAACTTGCACACGGGTAAAGGCAGCATATTGTGGTCGGTCATTTTAGCTATTGCCACAGCAAACATCCTGTTTTTTATCTATTCTGGTTTTGCGATGACTTTTAAACGCCGCGCCGCCCGATTGAAAAACAAATTTAAAAAGGATGAAGCCGAGTTTGTCATTTTAGTGGGTTCGGAAAACGGTAGCACTATTGGTTATGCCAACGCATTGCACAAACAATTGTTGGCTTCGGGAAAAACATCGTACATCACCGAGCTTAATAATTATTCAACCTTTAAAACGGCGAAACAAATTGTTGCCATAACAGCAACTTATGGTCAGGGCGAGGCTCCCACCAATGCCAATAAATTTTTAAAATTGGTTGAAGCGGTTGAGCAAGAACAGCCGTTTTCATTTTCGGTAG from Tamlana crocina includes:
- a CDS encoding PepSY domain-containing protein — protein: MSISIWRYSHLALAVSSFIFIFLASVTGIILAFQPISEQLQPFEVSDLDEVTVAETITVFQEKYPEILDIKVDANHFVLASVFTEEGDNLEGYFNPNTAEYLGEEIKPSPFFQWVTNFHRSLFLKSVGRFFVGLCSFLLFLIAVSGTVLIVKRQRSFKKFFAKIVNDDFNQYWHVVLGRLSLIPIIIITATGVYLSFDKFDLLPKSQAKHQVNFESISETPKQEISGFDVFRNTSLSEIQSIEFPFSPDVEDYFTLKLNNKEMLVNQFTGEVLSDINISKFSVFTALSLNLHTGKGSILWSVILAIATANILFFIYSGFAMTFKRRAARLKNKFKKDEAEFVILVGSENGSTIGYANALHKQLLASGKTSYITELNNYSTFKTAKQIVAITATYGQGEAPTNANKFLKLVEAVEQEQPFSFSVVGFGSLAYPDFCKFAEDVNHAFLKLKDATQLTELHTINDRSFEAFDAWVKNWSSQLDLTLTIPEDKLTAKPKNLKRFAVVEKELAQVSADNTFSVTLKPKWPKTIKSGDLLAIYPKNYHRERLYSIGRINGHVHLNVKLHEHGLGSGYLNDLSERQTFKARIVKNPAFYFPKKASRAILIANGTGIAPFLGMIYENKNQVETHLYWGIRRKSSSKTIIDRLQTDVERNRLKKLNFACSQEGQKQYVQEAIKADTALMAKTLNENGVIMVCGSLAMQNSVFAVLKSICAEHSLKPFEFYRENQQIKTDCY